A single Nostoc sp. PCC 7107 DNA region contains:
- the tal gene encoding transaldolase: MATNHLQEIQQYGQSIWMDNLTRDMIQSGELKNLVENQGISGITSNPAIFEKAMSGDKSQSAYPNNAIYDADIEAGVRAKLPTYKIYESLFFADIRNAADILHPVYEASNGVDGYVSIEVPPTIAHDTQATINEARRYFQEIGRENIMIKIPGTESGLPAVEQVIADGINVNVTLLFSVQSYINTAWAYIRGLEKRLTEEKDISKIASVASFFLSRIDSNIDAKIDAKLHRGVDDINLEAKLRAVKGKVAIANAKIAYQEYKKIIESEQWQLLAAKGAKVQRLLWASTSTKDPDYSDVMYVDELIGRDTVNTLPPSTIAACVDHCDVGDRVETKVHEAYQLIESLKDPDINIDINTVMDELLVEGIDKFVQPFKSLMNSLENKVKLLSPV; this comes from the coding sequence ATGGCCACCAATCATCTACAGGAGATTCAACAATACGGTCAAAGTATCTGGATGGATAATTTGACGCGGGACATGATTCAATCAGGGGAATTGAAAAACTTGGTAGAAAATCAAGGAATCTCCGGGATCACCTCGAACCCAGCAATTTTTGAAAAAGCGATGTCTGGCGACAAGTCGCAAAGCGCCTACCCCAACAATGCGATTTATGATGCGGACATAGAAGCAGGAGTTCGCGCTAAATTACCAACCTACAAAATTTACGAATCTTTATTTTTTGCAGATATTCGTAACGCTGCTGATATTCTGCACCCTGTATATGAAGCCTCGAATGGAGTTGATGGTTATGTGAGTATAGAAGTACCGCCAACCATTGCTCATGATACTCAAGCCACCATCAATGAAGCCCGCCGTTATTTTCAAGAAATTGGCCGGGAAAATATCATGATTAAAATTCCCGGTACAGAATCAGGTTTACCAGCCGTAGAACAAGTAATAGCCGATGGAATTAACGTCAATGTTACTTTGTTATTTTCTGTACAAAGCTACATCAATACAGCTTGGGCTTATATTCGAGGTTTAGAAAAACGCCTGACTGAGGAAAAAGACATTAGCAAAATTGCTTCTGTAGCCAGCTTTTTTCTCAGTCGCATTGATAGTAACATTGACGCAAAAATCGATGCTAAATTGCACCGTGGCGTTGATGATATTAACTTAGAAGCCAAACTCAGAGCCGTAAAAGGCAAAGTAGCGATCGCTAATGCCAAAATAGCTTATCAAGAATACAAAAAAATTATTGAAAGCGAACAGTGGCAACTCTTAGCAGCTAAAGGGGCAAAAGTCCAGCGGTTACTTTGGGCTAGTACTAGCACCAAAGACCCAGACTATAGCGACGTGATGTATGTTGATGAGTTAATTGGCCGCGATACCGTTAACACCTTACCACCCTCGACAATAGCAGCTTGTGTTGACCACTGCGATGTAGGCGATCGCGTGGAAACCAAAGTTCATGAAGCTTATCAACTTATTGAAAGCTTGAAAGATCCAGACATAAACATTGATATCAATACCGTAATGGATGAACTGTTAGTGGAAGGTATTGATAAATTTGTCCAACCTTTCAAGTCCTTGATGAACTCTTTAGAAAACAAAGTCAAGCTATTGTCACCTGTGTAG
- the fbp gene encoding class 1 fructose-bisphosphatase — translation MAKAPESLELPIDDHTDKSLDRDCTTLSRHVLQQLQSFSPDAQDLSALMNRIALAGKLIARHLSRAGLMEGVLGFTGDVNVQGESVKKMDVYANDVFISVFKQSGLVCRLASEEMDDPYYIPENCPIGRYTLLYDPIDGSSNTDTNLSLGSIFAIRQQEGDDADGLATDLLTNGRKQIAAGYILYGPSTMLVYSIGRGVHSFTLDPSLGEFILTEENIRIPDQGSVYSVNEGNFWQWEESFREYVRYVHRTEGYSARYSGAMVSDIHRILVQGGVFLYPGTIQKPEGKLRLLYESAPLAFLIEQAGGRATTGLVDILDVVPKKLHQRTPLIIGSKESVAKVESFIQNGH, via the coding sequence ATGGCTAAAGCGCCAGAATCTCTAGAGTTGCCAATCGACGATCATACAGATAAAAGTTTAGATCGTGATTGTACAACTTTATCCCGTCATGTTCTTCAGCAACTTCAAAGCTTTTCTCCTGATGCTCAGGATTTGAGTGCGCTGATGAATCGCATCGCCCTTGCAGGTAAATTAATTGCCCGTCATCTTAGCCGTGCAGGGTTAATGGAAGGCGTTCTCGGATTTACCGGGGATGTGAATGTCCAAGGAGAATCCGTCAAAAAGATGGATGTTTATGCCAATGATGTTTTTATCTCGGTATTTAAGCAAAGTGGTTTAGTTTGTCGCCTAGCTTCTGAAGAAATGGACGACCCTTATTACATCCCAGAAAACTGTCCTATAGGTCGTTACACCTTGTTGTATGACCCAATAGATGGTTCTTCTAACACCGATACCAATCTCAGCTTAGGTTCCATTTTTGCGATTCGCCAACAAGAAGGAGACGACGCTGATGGTTTAGCTACCGATTTACTTACTAATGGACGTAAGCAAATTGCCGCTGGATACATACTATATGGGCCAAGTACTATGCTGGTTTATAGTATAGGTAGAGGGGTGCATTCATTTACGCTTGATCCCAGCTTGGGAGAGTTTATCCTCACCGAAGAAAATATTCGGATTCCTGACCAAGGTTCTGTTTACAGTGTGAATGAAGGAAATTTCTGGCAGTGGGAAGAGTCATTTAGAGAATATGTTCGGTATGTCCATCGTACAGAGGGTTACTCTGCTCGCTATAGTGGTGCAATGGTGAGCGATATCCATAGAATTCTGGTTCAAGGCGGTGTATTTCTCTACCCAGGTACAATTCAAAAGCCAGAAGGTAAATTACGCTTACTTTATGAATCGGCTCCTCTGGCTTTTTTGATTGAACAAGCAGGCGGTCGTGCTACCACAGGACTAGTAGATATTTTAGATGTGGTGCCGAAAAAACTCCATCAACGCACACCTTTGATTATTGGTAGTAAAGAGTCTGTGGCAAAAGTTGAGTCTTTTATTCAAAACGGTCACTAG
- a CDS encoding RNA-binding protein yields the protein MTIYVGNLSYRATEADLKAVFADYGEVKRVVLPTDRETGRMRGFAFVEMEEDAQENAAITELDGAEWMGRQLRVNKAKPREDNRLDDNRRGDWAKKQEI from the coding sequence ATGACTATTTACGTTGGAAATCTCTCCTACCGCGCTACTGAAGCAGATTTAAAAGCAGTATTTGCAGACTACGGCGAGGTCAAAAGAGTTGTCTTACCTACTGATCGTGAAACAGGGCGGATGCGAGGTTTTGCTTTTGTGGAAATGGAAGAAGACGCTCAAGAAAATGCAGCTATCACTGAGTTAGATGGTGCCGAATGGATGGGTCGGCAACTCAGAGTTAATAAAGCAAAACCGCGAGAGGATAACCGACTAGATGATAATCGGCGAGGTGATTGGGCGAAAAAACAAGAAATTTAA
- the nrdJ gene encoding ribonucleoside-triphosphate reductase, adenosylcobalamin-dependent, which produces MVRELERKRQGVKFPETAPAANPVFFRTYSRRTGVGLRESYDEVCDRTIQGLIELGKLNSEEIALLEKTQRQLKALPSGRWLWVGGTNWITKPKNFSGGYNCTSTNLQDWKAFGLMMDLAMMGCGTGAIIEPQYINQLPPIRNRLHVTVQGEIGSTPKNLRREFTQTHIEGNRVTIHVGDSREGWVASYQTLLELSTDERFTGDVAVFVDISDVRQAGETLNGFGGVANPVKLPGLYQRCAGILNKALGRQLNSVECCLLIDEAAVTIVAGNIRRSAGIRQFTADDELGATAKDNLWQQDENGNWRIDPERDSLRMANHSRVFHHKPTLQESIEAVRKQYYSGEGAIQWAGEAVARSNCDLLTTQALKVDFLKAYDQGISKDWLQQRYPEIDAKELEHRLGRYGLNPCHAGDTLVSTNQGLIPIKDLVGKPFQALVDLRSVGLDGVRLTDAIAFPTGVQNTYVITLANGQQMRCTADHEHFTNKGWVATKDLTSEHHIYIQKGTGHFGESTITVEQAQMLGWLYGDGSIYKGAKGLDVVFYINQKEYETAFPVLTSAVQSLTGYNHQPSFIKGVYTFHSGSLLMRAFLNKLGVQSKECLPDRFLSESQEVIIGFLQGLFCADGCVNVKGRNVELRNRSRKLLQQIQLILLNLGIKSSLIIKQQPGDPGVPYKLKDGTQKISQNRGSWRLIIYSGSEARKYWQLVGFPLTSEKQERLEKLVNKKPLRIYGETVVSNRFSSKVKSVEECGEEPVYDLHVPLTHSFIANGCITHNCGEIIGSNFHCNLSEIHLNQIDPFDYKEQEEAFTAGALSVATLLNHQFLEPRYQYSRELDPIVGVSFTGLFDFFVHAFGVDWLHWWAEGRPATSQGLAFKHQEEKYLSFWREVVQKAVWDYCDRHNLKRPNRCTTVQPSGTKALLSGASSGWHPPKAQRFIRRITFRKNDPVALACIDYGYNVIPSQADKDENGNLLNDPFDPRVSEWLVEIPVAVPWADVPGADQIDVSKFSVLAQFDFVMQVQRHYVTHNTSATLELRADEVEPLGQRIYEAIQNDEGYISAALLARFDDLQSFPRLPFEPIDKATYERLSQEVLARRKTDDFCAVLSRYDSGELTEAGPSGCDSDKCMFPDQLPN; this is translated from the coding sequence ATGGTTCGAGAGCTTGAAAGAAAACGTCAGGGTGTTAAATTTCCCGAAACCGCGCCAGCAGCCAATCCTGTATTTTTTAGGACTTACAGCCGGCGGACTGGGGTAGGGCTGAGAGAATCTTACGATGAAGTGTGCGATCGCACTATCCAAGGCTTAATCGAATTAGGTAAACTCAACTCAGAAGAAATTGCCCTCCTCGAAAAAACACAACGCCAACTCAAAGCTTTACCTAGTGGCCGTTGGCTGTGGGTAGGCGGTACAAATTGGATTACCAAACCCAAGAACTTTTCTGGTGGATATAATTGCACTTCTACCAATCTCCAAGACTGGAAAGCCTTCGGTTTAATGATGGACTTGGCTATGATGGGCTGCGGTACAGGAGCCATCATCGAACCCCAATATATTAATCAACTTCCTCCTATCCGCAATCGCCTTCATGTCACAGTACAAGGCGAAATTGGCAGCACTCCGAAAAACTTACGTCGTGAATTTACACAAACCCATATAGAAGGCAACCGCGTTACCATTCATGTTGGTGATAGCCGTGAAGGTTGGGTTGCATCTTATCAAACTCTGTTGGAACTCTCCACAGACGAAAGATTTACAGGTGATGTCGCAGTATTTGTTGATATCAGTGATGTCCGTCAAGCCGGGGAAACCCTCAACGGTTTTGGCGGTGTTGCCAATCCTGTAAAATTACCAGGATTGTATCAACGTTGTGCTGGAATCTTAAATAAAGCCCTAGGCAGACAATTAAATTCTGTAGAGTGCTGCTTATTAATTGATGAAGCCGCAGTAACAATTGTTGCAGGTAATATCCGAAGAAGTGCGGGGATACGTCAATTCACTGCTGACGATGAACTCGGGGCTACAGCCAAAGATAACTTATGGCAACAAGACGAAAACGGCAACTGGCGGATTGATCCTGAACGTGACTCTCTACGTATGGCGAACCATAGTAGAGTATTTCACCATAAACCAACCCTACAAGAGTCAATTGAAGCCGTCCGTAAACAATATTACAGTGGCGAAGGCGCGATTCAATGGGCTGGGGAAGCTGTAGCCAGATCTAACTGTGATTTGTTAACAACACAAGCCTTAAAAGTTGATTTTTTGAAGGCTTACGACCAAGGAATTTCTAAAGATTGGTTACAACAACGCTACCCAGAAATTGATGCTAAAGAATTAGAACATCGTTTAGGTAGATACGGCTTAAATCCTTGTCATGCAGGTGATACTTTAGTATCTACTAATCAGGGGCTAATTCCGATTAAAGATTTAGTTGGAAAACCATTTCAAGCATTAGTTGATTTGCGTTCTGTAGGATTAGATGGAGTTAGATTAACTGATGCGATCGCTTTTCCTACAGGAGTACAAAATACTTATGTTATTACCTTAGCAAATGGTCAGCAAATGAGATGCACTGCTGATCACGAGCATTTCACTAATAAAGGATGGGTTGCTACCAAAGACTTAACTTCTGAGCATCATATTTATATTCAGAAAGGAACCGGTCACTTTGGTGAAAGTACAATTACTGTTGAACAAGCACAAATGCTGGGTTGGTTGTACGGCGATGGTTCAATTTACAAAGGAGCTAAAGGATTAGATGTAGTATTCTATATCAATCAAAAAGAGTATGAAACTGCTTTTCCTGTACTGACCTCTGCCGTACAATCTTTGACAGGGTATAACCATCAGCCTAGTTTTATCAAAGGTGTATACACATTTCATAGTGGATCACTTTTAATGAGAGCTTTCCTGAACAAATTAGGCGTACAGTCTAAAGAATGTTTACCAGATAGATTTTTATCTGAGTCACAAGAGGTAATTATTGGCTTTTTACAAGGCTTGTTTTGCGCTGATGGTTGCGTAAATGTTAAAGGTAGAAATGTTGAACTACGTAACCGTTCAAGAAAACTCCTTCAACAAATTCAATTAATTCTGCTTAACCTGGGAATTAAAAGTAGTTTAATAATCAAACAACAGCCAGGAGACCCAGGTGTTCCATATAAGTTGAAAGATGGAACACAAAAAATTAGTCAAAATCGAGGTAGCTGGCGACTAATCATCTATTCAGGAAGCGAAGCTAGAAAATATTGGCAATTAGTTGGTTTTCCTTTAACATCTGAAAAGCAAGAACGGCTAGAAAAACTTGTAAACAAAAAGCCGTTAAGAATTTATGGTGAAACTGTAGTCAGTAATAGGTTTTCTTCCAAAGTTAAAAGTGTAGAAGAATGTGGTGAAGAACCTGTCTATGATCTCCATGTACCCTTAACTCATTCTTTCATTGCTAACGGTTGTATTACTCACAACTGTGGGGAAATTATTGGTAGTAACTTCCACTGCAATCTTTCAGAGATTCATCTCAATCAAATTGACCCATTTGATTACAAAGAACAAGAGGAAGCTTTCACTGCTGGGGCGTTATCTGTAGCCACACTTCTCAATCATCAATTTTTGGAACCGCGCTATCAATATAGTCGGGAATTAGACCCAATTGTCGGTGTTTCTTTTACTGGCTTATTTGATTTCTTTGTCCATGCTTTTGGTGTGGACTGGTTGCACTGGTGGGCAGAAGGTAGACCTGCAACATCCCAAGGGTTAGCATTTAAGCACCAAGAAGAAAAATATCTCAGCTTTTGGAGAGAAGTAGTACAAAAGGCAGTGTGGGATTATTGCGATCGCCATAACCTCAAACGTCCTAATCGTTGTACTACAGTCCAACCCAGTGGCACTAAAGCTCTATTATCTGGTGCTAGTTCTGGTTGGCATCCACCCAAAGCCCAAAGATTTATTCGCCGCATCACTTTCCGCAAAAATGACCCAGTAGCCTTAGCTTGTATTGACTACGGCTATAATGTCATTCCCTCCCAAGCTGATAAGGATGAAAACGGTAATTTATTAAACGATCCCTTTGATCCCCGCGTGAGTGAATGGTTGGTGGAAATCCCTGTTGCTGTACCTTGGGCTGATGTACCTGGTGCTGATCAAATTGATGTATCTAAGTTTTCTGTCTTAGCCCAATTTGATTTTGTCATGCAAGTGCAGCGTCATTACGTTACCCACAATACATCGGCAACCCTAGAACTACGCGCTGATGAAGTGGAACCATTAGGACAGCGCATTTACGAAGCCATCCAAAATGATGAGGGTTACATTTCCGCCGCACTATTGGCACGATTTGACGATTTACAATCATTCCCCCGTCTCCCATTTGAGCCAATAGACAAAGCAACTTATGAGCGTTTATCTCAAGAAGTGTTGGCGCGACGCAAAACCGATGATTTCTGCGCTGTCCTCAGTCGCTATGACTCCGGTGAGTTAACAGAAGCAGGCCCTAGCGGTTGTGATTCTGACAAGTGTATGTTTCCAGATCAACTACCCAACTAG
- a CDS encoding Npun_F5749 family FMN-dependent PPOX-type flavoprotein, with product MSLAPWRGAIAHALHRNRSLVYARYLQLATIRADHHPANRTVVFRDFLQDTNQLKFITDTRSDKIDQIKSQPWAEACWYFPNTREQFRIAGRLILVDSHDDSGLQSARLATWQALSDAARLQFAWPHSGKPRDTAPAAFTPPAPDSLQPVSNFCLLLLDPVQVDHLELRGEPQNRRIYQLGENQEWRCEEVNP from the coding sequence ATGTCTCTTGCTCCTTGGCGGGGTGCGATCGCTCACGCCTTACATCGCAACCGTAGTCTGGTTTATGCTCGTTACTTACAATTGGCTACAATCCGCGCAGATCATCACCCGGCTAATCGGACTGTTGTCTTTCGGGACTTTCTTCAAGATACCAATCAGCTAAAATTTATTACTGATACTCGTAGCGATAAGATTGATCAAATAAAAAGTCAACCTTGGGCGGAAGCTTGCTGGTACTTCCCCAATACACGGGAACAGTTTCGCATTGCCGGGCGTTTGATATTGGTTGATAGTCATGATGATTCTGGACTACAATCAGCCCGCCTTGCTACTTGGCAAGCACTGAGCGATGCAGCACGGTTACAATTTGCTTGGCCTCATTCTGGTAAGCCTAGAGACACAGCACCAGCAGCTTTTACACCACCAGCACCCGATTCTTTACAACCAGTATCAAATTTTTGTTTACTATTACTTGATCCCGTACAGGTTGATCATTTAGAGTTGCGCGGCGAACCACAAAATAGAAGGATTTATCAACTTGGGGAAAATCAAGAATGGCGTTGTGAGGAAGTTAATCCTTGA
- the tnpA gene encoding IS200/IS605 family transposase produces the protein MLSRKGSHAVFSIHLHFVFITKYRKKVITAPILERMHEIFANICIKTNCILVEFSGEEDHVHLLVDYHPDNNISDFTSSLKSASSRVIRKEFKEHIEKFYWKPLFWSSSYYVASSGGAPIDQLRQYIKEQDAPTE, from the coding sequence ATGCTTTCTCGTAAAGGGTCACACGCTGTTTTTTCTATTCACTTACATTTCGTTTTTATTACTAAGTATCGTAAAAAAGTAATTACCGCACCAATCCTTGAGAGGATGCACGAGATTTTTGCAAATATTTGCATTAAAACTAATTGCATTTTGGTTGAATTCTCAGGTGAAGAAGACCATGTACATTTACTGGTGGACTATCACCCAGACAACAATATTTCTGACTTTACCTCTAGTTTAAAATCTGCTAGTAGTAGGGTCATTCGTAAAGAATTTAAGGAGCATATTGAAAAGTTTTACTGGAAACCTTTGTTTTGGTCTAGCTCGTATTATGTAGCGTCAAGTGGCGGCGCACCGATTGATCAACTTAGGCAATATATTAAAGAGCAAGATGCACCGACCGAATAA
- a CDS encoding murein L,D-transpeptidase family protein, translating into MKNCQPEQNFHTPIAANQLLNYDQSIEQLISQNNNKNKISILIEKSQHRLTLYYDRKPVKSYPVVFGGNSTGDKYGEGDKKTPEGILKIKDLYPHPQWSKFIWLDYPNTQSWRKHFQAKADGKLPWSIPVGGQVGIHGVPTGADKMIDDRTNWTWGCPSLKNKDVDELYQWVEKGTVVEILP; encoded by the coding sequence ATGAAAAATTGCCAGCCTGAGCAAAATTTTCATACCCCCATAGCAGCAAATCAATTATTAAATTACGACCAATCAATTGAACAATTAATCAGCCAAAATAACAACAAAAATAAAATCTCTATTTTGATTGAGAAATCTCAACACAGGTTAACACTTTACTATGACCGCAAACCAGTCAAATCTTACCCAGTAGTTTTTGGTGGTAACTCTACAGGTGATAAGTATGGTGAAGGTGATAAAAAAACTCCAGAAGGTATCTTAAAAATTAAAGACCTTTATCCCCACCCGCAATGGTCAAAGTTCATCTGGTTAGACTATCCCAATACCCAATCTTGGCGCAAGCATTTTCAAGCCAAGGCTGATGGTAAACTACCTTGGTCTATTCCCGTTGGTGGACAAGTGGGTATACATGGTGTGCCTACAGGTGCAGATAAAATGATTGACGATCGCACAAATTGGACTTGGGGTTGTCCTTCCTTAAAAAATAAAGATGTCGATGAACTGTATCAATGGGTAGAAAAAGGTACAGTCGTTGAAATTTTACCTTAA